The following is a genomic window from Canis lupus dingo isolate Sandy chromosome 26, ASM325472v2, whole genome shotgun sequence.
GGTTGCAAGGTCTGGAGGGCCCCAAACCCTaacatgatgatttttaaaactggattttatTCAATTTGTACGTAGACAGCACACCTGTGTGCCTAATTAGTGTTGCAGCTATCAGGAGCCAACCGCATGGTtgagaaatcaagagtgagatagCCCACTTGCTGACACTGTACTGATGGCCCTCATGGACTTTCATCACTCTTTACAGAGCTGACTGAATGGTGGGATTTGTGCTGCTGGCCAGGGGCAGCTATTTATGGCTCAGCTGTCAGTTctcaaaataatctaaaaaactGATGGATTTTTCAGGCAAAACTTGAAGTGTTTaaaaattgaaccccaataaattGATTCTAAAAGTAAGTGCAATACTCTGGTTTCTTTTCAGATTGTATaatcttttgccttttaaaagatAAGAGCATAAGAAtagccatcttgaaaaagaatagcaaGGGGAGGCCTAAatcactaaaaatttaaaaaatactttgaaatgatggtaaaagctaaaaaaaaaaaaaaacccaccatacCATGGAAATCAATAGAATTCAGCAAAAGATCAGAGGTCCAAATAAAGGCCAGCATGTATGGAATGAGAGAGTGATAAAGTGGATGTTTCAAAGTACAGGAgattgttcaataaatggtaacaAGACAATCTGCtattaaatggaaagaaacaagaCAAGTATATCTcccacatataaataaaaaaggatactagactatttctatttatctgtttatcaAAATGTAcacaataaaatcataaaacaaactATAGGAGAATATTCCCAGTATTTTCCTTGAAGGAAgcccacaaaggaaaagaatgacaGATTtgagtacatatattttttaaactcctgTATGGAGTAACACACTATAAATAAGCTTTATTTATGTAACTTCAAATGTTTAACTTTATCTGTAGCTAAAagacaaaaacttgaaaaatgggaaaagtatCTGCAGTCTGTATTTGGCAAAGGATTGAGATCcttaatatacacaaatatacaaatcagtgagaaaaaagcaaacactgataaaaaataaacagttcatAGAAGAAATACAGCAAGCATATAAAAAGTTCAATCTCATAAGTAAAGATGTATACGTTATTTTTTATGTGTCAAATTGcaaactatttaaaagaaaaatacaatcatGGTTATCAAGAGTGTGTGGAAGCCAACCACACTGGACAAAGCTGCGAGGGTTAAGTGCTCTGGGATCATAAAGCCTGGGTTTGACTGGACTCACAGGCTTGCAAGTTATGGCAACTTATGCTGTGGGCCTTAGCTTCCTCAAATATGGGGTTGACTTGCGGCTCAGATGACACAAAGCACTCAATGCAGAGCTTGgaacaagtgctcaataaatgtcagttgtCTATACTGTTCTGTACCACTGCAGGAAGGACAAGCAAGGACAGCCTTTTTGGACAATTCTAGGAATTAACCAAACAGGAATCCTTACACAAAAGAGACAGGCAAATGGTGGAATACTGTGCAGTCCAGATATGGTATCTGTGATCAAAAAATGCTGGACGTTGACACAACACAGGGAATAgggtcaatgatattataataagaGTTGTGGTACACATAGTGTAATGTATAGAGAAACTGAATCACTGTGCTGTATaactgaaactaacataacattgtcaactatattcaaattaaaaaatttttttgttaattttttttaaaagattttatttatttattcatgagagatacagaaagagagagaggcagagacacaggcagaggagagaagcaggctccatgcagggggccggacatgggactcgatccagggtccccaggatcacatcctgggctgaaggtggcgctaaacctctgagccacccgggctgccccttaatgtttttattttattttattttattttattttatttattttattttatcttattttatattttattttattattttattttatttattttatttatttattttattttatattttattttattttatttatttattttattttatttattttattttattttatttatttattttattttatttattttattttttattttatttattttatttattttattttatttattttattttattttatttattttattttatttattttatttattttattttatttattttatttatttattttatttattttattttattttattttattttattttattttatttttttatttatgagagacagagagagagagagaggcagagatacaggtagagagagaaacaggctccatgcagggagcccgacatgggactcaatccggggtctccaggatcatgccctgggctgaaggtggcgctaaaccgctgagccacccaggctgccccacccccccaatttttttaatgcagatgCAGAGGTATCTGTAGTGTGTGTGGTATAATGTCCCacatatatcatttatttgttgGGTACTTTACACACTTTGCTACCTCAGATTTCCTAAGAGCTTCTCTGACACTTCTTTTTACTATCAGGGATTCATTACTAACCAGTTAAGTTGAAGCATCTTTCCTGCTTCCCCCCAGGAATGCTTTAGACCACAAGAGGTGTTCTCAGGAACAAAAACTCAAGATGctgtttcaaaataaaacctGAAGAAGGATTTACCTGCTGTGATTGGTTGGAACAATTACTTTCAGAGCAGAACATGACACATCCAGGGTAACACATCCAGGGTATGCACAGTGAATGGAGAGATGGGTGGAGGTGCTAGTGAACTGGGAAGGGACTTTGGCTAAGCACAGTGAACAGACATGCCTGGTGATTAGAGGTGAACACACCTCTCATGTGGTgggttttaatgttttaagtcTACGCTGATACGTTAACCTCTTCAGAGCACTTGTGATGTTCAGGCATTGAGTTAGCATAGGCTTCTGCAATACCATCAGGGGCCTAAAATTTCTGTTTCATGAATCTCACGGACCCCCTTCTGAGAAtcctgtttataaaataaaatatatcaactaCACTACTGTACTGaaatatacttttcaaaatattcaggaaaagaaTCCTAGACCAGTAGATGTGCTTCCATATTAACCTATTCAGTAATGAGCCTTGAAGGCAAGTACGAGGAGTCACAGAACAAAAGATATCCTGTCGAGGATAAATGATGTGTGATATCAAGATATTTGTGACTTCTTACTGTGGACCAACACTTACTGCCAGTACAACTGTGGTTTACGTTGATGTTTATACACAGAGAAGTGAAAAATTTCAGTTTGAGTGTACTGAAAAGTTCACAGACCCTCTCAATTCCACCCACAGATGCCAAGTTAAGAGCTGCTGTGCCAGACAAGGAGCTATGGCAGAGACCAACCTCCAGGAAGTTCATGATGAGGAAGAACAATAGCAGGAAAGCTGGTGCAAAGAGGAGGCGGTCCAGGAGAAGCCTCTTGACCCCAGCCAAAGGGACCTCAGGAGGAATCCAGTGTTCCATGAAGAGGTAGAAGAAGTGATTCAGTGGCCCTGTGAAGAAGAACCTGAGGGCCCCCCGGTGATGGTGAGCAGGACTGCCATTCTCTGGATGTACCCTTCTTGGTCCAGCTTCACCTCCATACCCTGGAGTCCTAAAACCTGCCTTCCTGGAGTTCCCCATCACTAACCACACAGGCCTGTGTGGTCCTTCTAGAAAACAAGCTCTCTTTGAGAgcttcaagaatttttttttttttttttttgtctccagaCTTGTTCCTGCCTTGGATCTCTAATCAGTCTCTACCTAGCCAGCTCCTACTCAACATTGTCAGCTTGGAGACTTTGTTCATGATTTTTCTGGACAATGAACCCACCGCTCTCCCAGCCATTCTCTATTCCAGGTCCTGTTTCATTGTCTTGATAGCATGTATCACTATGTCATGATCTCATTTGTTTAGTCATATGGTGCCCTCTTTGTCACTTTTGAGGTAAATGTCACAAGACACAATTGTGTCTGTCTATTCACTGCTGTGCCTGCAGTGCCTAGAACATGGCCTGGCtcagagtaggtgctcaagaatAAAACCTGGTGCTGTGCATTGACTTGTCTGTACTGCTACTATGTATTTCAAAGTGTAGAGTACCTGGGACAGAACTGAACCCAGCCACTCCATCTCCTGGTGCAACAAAACTGTAACTCTGtaaaattcagcaataaaaagatgGGCAGGGACCCAGGGGTCTTCCAATTTTTGACACTGGAAGTCCTTACACCAGTGGTTCCCAGCTGTTATTTCCTATCCTGCCACACATTAAGTAGCCTAGAGCAGGGGTCCTTAGtgggagaaaacagaattttaactgtacttattctttttttagtgaTCTCTAAACTGTGAagcttgacctcatgacctcgagatcaaaagttgcatgttctactgactgagccagccaggtgccctgagaaggAACAGAAGTCTTGAAGATGGAAACTGAGTGGATAAAGCCTCCCAGGGATTCTGACATGCTCCCTCCTTCCCGGGTGATTATGGCTTTAACTATAGTATAGAAACTTGTGATGACTGCAACCAACATGCTTACAAATACAAAGTGATATTTGTGaactttaaattgaaaaaatgaCTCATGTTGCAAAAGACTTCAAAATAATCCATCTATACAAAAACTATTGTTGGCCAGAGAACTCAGTGTGGATTTAATTGGTAAAACTCCTGAATCTCTGTGGTCTCTGCAATTCCAAAAGTGGTTCAGAACTGGACATTTTTCAGGATacctaagtatttattttctggATGTTTACACtatgaaaataacagaaacaacTGGCCATATTTGagtccattttcctttttcatggtCTTTGTGTCTTGAAATCTCATTTAGGTTCAAGTGAGTTATCTGCTCTCAAATCTCTCAGCCCAATGAAGATAGCCGCTCCCACCCATGCAattcaaatgaaaaccataaaaccaGTTCACATTATCCACCATTCTGGTTTTTTCCCCATGTTActtcagtgctttttaaaaattatttttccaagttaGATTATTTCAGAAAGTTGGTCTTGATACCCTAGCTTTGTTACAATTAGTTTTCTACTGGGTCCTTTATGGAACTCACCCATAAATGGCGTATCTGAGAGGCCCACTGACATCTAGCTTTTGagagcagttttctttttcccgCTTCTTCTCAATCATCTGAGCCAGGAAATTCCCAAGTGCTGACAAAATGCCACTGTGGACAGAGATATAATCAGAAAACAGGagcaagggacgcctgggtggctcagtggtttagcacctgccttcagttcagtgcatgatcctggagttccggaatccagtcccacgtctggctccctgcaaggagcctgcttctccctctgcctgtgtctctctgtgtgtctctcatgaatcaataaataaaatcttaaaaaaaagaaaaaaagaaaacaggagcaaGCAGCAGAAGTGTGTCATTCCTGCATGTAATCAGCATAGCTGTTCTGAGATCATGGTGGCATGGGTGGAGataggtcctttttttttttaaaggcagatgctaaactgctgagccacccagggattccccgccccccccagatgagtcttttttaaaacagCCCCAGTGTAAGGTCCCTACATCGAAAGGTGGAGACAGTAGAACTTTACACACACGCACCCTTAACCTGTGGACTGTACCCATGCCAGTGACCTGCATGTGATATTGTACCACAGTGTTACAAAGTGTTACCAATGGGGGAAAGTGGGCAAAGTGTACAAGAAACCTCCCTGTATTATTTCCTACAACTGAATGTAAACCTACAATTACCACAGTAAGAGTTTCAGTAGAAAGGTGGAGACGGGCCCAGGTACTCCAGGGTTTGGTCTGTAGCTACCTTCTGATAAGCTCTGGGCACTTAAAAACTCCAAAATTCTTTGTATGGCGGATAAAGACCTTTTTGATCTGCTTCCTGCCTCACTGTTAATTTTCTGCAGCAAGGCAGACCTCCTCTCCACTGCTCCATTATTGGCTTGCTCCTCCCGGAGGGCCTTTGCACTTGGCACCCTCTGTCCAGGGAGCCTGTTCCCTTCCTTCAGGTCTTTGTTCAAATGCTGCCTCCTCAGATAAAACCTACCGACCACTTATCTGTGTGATCTATTTATCTGgcttttctctactttttcaaTAGAATAGAAGGTCCGCTGAGGGCAGGGACCTTACTTCACTTATTTGCTGCTGATGCTGGCACACCGGGGACACGCTGTACGTATTTATAAAAGGCTGCATTTAATAAAAAGGGACGAACTTATAAAACTAACTAATTAAGCTAACGAGGGAGAGCGACGTCTCATAAAAACGTTAGAACCCGGATTTAAAGGTGCAACGGAGCAGTCGACCCGGGGGCCTTCGGGCACCTTCCTCCCAAATTCAAAGCCGCTAAGACCACGAAAGTGCACACAGGCCGCCCCGCGGGCTGCGGCGCTGGAGGCCTGGACCCGCACAGGCCATCGGGCTGCGGCCGCCGGTCGGGGGAGAGCTGCAGGCGGGGCACCTGGCTATCCGGGAACCACCGTTCAGAACCCGCCCACGAGGAGCTCTCCGGCCGGTCGGGGCAGCTCGCCTTCTGCACCCCCATTCCCGCGGCCGGCCGAGCTCCGGGCAtcccccccgcccgcccaccTCCGCGGCCGCTCCTGCCGACCTGGTGGTCGCCTTGGTGAGCACTGGGTAGAGCCGCAGGAGGCGCAAGTACTGGACGAGCGCCCGCCGCAGCAGCGCCCGAAGCCCGGCACCCGCCCGCAGCCTGGACGCCGCCGGCGCCATCGCCTCCCGCTCCCCACCGCTGCGGACCCCGACCCCGCCTCACGCCCGCCGGGCCGCGGGGACTGCCTCACATTTCCCGCCCCGCTGCGTCCCGCAGTTccgcccccgggccgcccccgccgtACGCGCCGGGCGCGTCCTCACACTTTTCCCGGAGTCCCTATCCGGCCACgtgtccccgccccccgccccccatccggcccccgcgcccgcggccACGGGAGttcgcggggggcggggagcggcgaGCCTGCCGATTGGGCGGCAGGCGCTTCCGCTCTCTCGCGAGGCCTGGTGGGAGCGCGCCAAATTTCTCCGGGAGAGCTGCGGCGGCCTCGGCGCGGCGCGATGGTTTGGAGGAACAGCGGCCGGCGTCGCGCGGAGCCGGGCCCGGACGGCGAGGCCAGCCGGtgaggggcgcggggagggcgacGGGAGAGTggctggcgggcgggcgggcctgCGTTCTGCGGAGCGCGTAGCCGCGGCGGTTTTCCGCAGGCGGCTCCCAGCGGCGCGTTCCTCCTGGGCTAGCGCTGGTTGCCGCGGACGGAGTGCTGATGGCGACTCCGGGCGGAGCAGGTACAGCAGCCTCCCGTGGTTTGCAGAGCCGGGCCGGGGAGAGCGACCCCGCTGGGTCACGGCGCGTGCGAAcgcttctccctcacctctctccCGGCTGGCTGCGGGGCGCCGTGGAGCTGTGAGGGGACCTGGAGTGTGTGTGCGGGCGGGGGAGCTGTGAGGGGACCGGGAGGGGTGTGAGGAGGGGGGGGCTGTGAGGGGACCGGGAGGGGTGTGAGGAGGGGGGGGCtgtgaggggaccaggaggggtgtgaggaggggggggctgtgaggggaccgggaggggtgtgaggaggggggggctgtgaggggaccaggaggggtgtggggggggcggctgtgaggggaccaggaggggtgtggggggggctgtgaggggaccaggaggggtgtggggggggctgtgaggggaccaggaggggtgtgaggaggggggggctgtgaggggaccgggaggggtgtgaggaggggggggctgtgaggggaccaggaggggtgtggggggggcggctgtgaggggaccaggaggggtgtgaggggggctgtgaggggaccaggaggggtgtggggggggctgtgaggggaccaggaggggtgtgaggaggggggggctgtgaggggaccaggaggggtgtgaggtggggggctgtgaggggaccgggaggggtgtgggggggagctGTGAGGGGaccgggggtgtgtgtgtggggggcggcTGTGAGGGGACCGGGAGGGGTGTGAGGAGGGGGGGGCGCTGTGAGGGGACCGGGAGGGGTGTGAGGAGGGGGGGGCtgtgaggggaccaggaggggtgtgggggggggctgtgaggggaccaggaggggtgtggggggggcggctgtgaggggaccaggaggggtgtgggggggggctgtgaggggaccaggaggggtgtgggggggagctgtgaggggaccaggaggggtgtgggggcggctgtgaggggaccaggaggggtgtgAGGGAGGCtgtgaggggaccaggaggggtgtgagggggggggctgtgaggggaccaggaggggtgtgaggaggggggggctgtgaggggaccaggaggggtgtggggggggggctgtgaggggaccaggaggggtgtggggggggcggctgtgaggggaccaggaggggtgtgggggggggctgtgaggggaccaggaggggtgtgggggcggctgtgaggggaccaggaggggtgtgAGGGAGGCtgtgaggggaccaggaggggtgtgaggggggggctgtgaggggaccaggaggggtgtggggggggttgtgaggggaccaggaggggtgtgggggggggctgtgaggggaccaggaggggtgtggggggggcggctgtgaggggaccaggaggggtgtgaggggggctgtgaggggaccaggaggggtgtgaggggggctgtgaggggaccaggaggggtgtggggggggggctgtgaggggaccaggaggggtgtgggggggagctgtgaggggaccaggaggggtgtggggggggttgtgaggggaccaggaggggtgtgaggagggggggggctgtgaggggaccaggaggggtgtgaggtggggggctgtgaggggaccgggaggggtgtggggggggttgtgaggggaccaggaggggtgtgAGGAGGGGGGGGGTtgtgaggggaccaggaggggtgtgggggggggctgtgaggggaccaggaggggtgtggggggggcggctgtgaggggaccaggaggggtgtgaggggggctgtgaggggaccaggaggggtgtgaggggggctgtgaggggaccaggaggggtgtggggggggggctgtgaggggaccaggaggggtgtgggggggagctgtgaggggaccaggaggggtgtggggggggttgtgaggggaccaggaggggtgtgaggagggggggggctgtgaggggaccaggaggggtgtgaggtggggggctgtgaggggaccgggaggggtgtgggggggagctGTGAGGGGACCGgagggggggtgtgggggggagtgTGAGGGGAccgggaggggtgtggggggggctgTGAGGGGACCGGGAGGGGTGTGAGGGGGGGCAGCtgtgaggggaccaggaggggtgtgggagggggctgtgaggggaccaggaggggtgtgCGGGCGGGGGAGCTGTGAGGGGacgggggggggtgtgggggggagtgTGAGGGGACCgggaggggtgtgtggggggctgggaggggtgtGAGGGGGGCGGCTgggaggggaccaggaggggtgtgTGGGCGGGGGAGCtgtgaggggaccaggaggggtgtgggggggggctgTGAGGGGACCGAGTGTTTTGTGCCCCACAGGGGCCTGGACTAGGGTCAGTGAGCGCTACCCAGCCCCACCGCCCGCCATGCAAGCTTTGTGAATAGAAACAAGTGAACCGATTGATCGATCAGGTCGGTCGAGTAATGTCTTTCAGATAATGTATTCGTTGCAGAAGTTCACCTGTAGACAACAAAAAGTACATATATTCTTACATCGTGTTGATCTTTAATAAATATCACAAATGCTGTTTGTTGAGTGTCCAATGTGAACAAAGAATCCTGTCTATCGTATGCATATGACTTGTCACTgctcgtttttttttttggcaaaactAGAATCCAGTCCAAATTGGTCATCAAGATTCTTGCTTTTTTTAGTACCCTGCTGCCAACTTTGCAGTTTTCATTGTTTCTTACAATATGCATCAAAACCTCCTATGGTAgatatgttacttttattttaccaAGAAACAAACTAATAATAAGTTTGAACGCTGtcactttagaaataaataaaaatacaaagaaacaatttCTTTGAGTTAGTTGTAGATTCTTAGGCAGTTGTAAGAAATTACACAGATCCCATGCACTCATAAGCCAGTTTCTCCAAGTGGTAATGTAGTTTACTAGAGCACAAGGTCACAACCAGGAAATTGATGCTCATACACTGAATGGACACTCGTTATGTATTATGTGTGTATTTAGTTCTGTACACATTGTGTGTTTCTGACCCTGGCCATAATCAAGACACAGAATAACCCTTTTGTAGCCATGTCCACCTTcattcctccctcttcttcatCCACGGCAGCCACTAATCTTCTCCACCTCTAATTTTCTTTCAAGAATTCTACTTAAGTTGGATTAAAAGTGTTTAATTTGGGGAggttggcttttttcactcagcataattcccttgagatccatccaagtCATTGCATGAATCAGTTcagtttcttctgttttattgatgGATAGTATTCCATGGGATGGATATAACATAGGTTAAGTATTCACCTGTTAAGGGCTATCTGGGTTGTTTTCACACTTTGGCTATAATGAAGTGGAATGAATGTTCACACATCAGTATTTGTATCAATGAGTTTTCATTCCTCTGGGGCAaatgcccggggcgggggggcagagaaagagttttcttgttgttgttgttttaagattttatttatttatttatttatttatttatttagattttatttattcatgagagacagagagagagagaggcagagacacaggcagagggagaagcaggctccatgcagggagcccgctgtgggactcaatcctgggtctccaggatcacatccctggactgaaggcagcgctaaagcactgagccaccagggctgcc
Proteins encoded in this region:
- the PXMP2 gene encoding peroxisomal membrane protein 2 isoform X3, encoding MAPAASRLRAGAGLRALLRRALVQYLRLLRLYPVLTKATTSGILSALGNFLAQMIEKKREKENCSQKLDVSGPLRYAIYGFFFTGPLNHFFYLFMEHWIPPEVPLAGVKRLLLDRLLFAPAFLLLFFLIMNFLEGRETAAFAVQIRRSFWPALCMNWRVWTPVQFININYVPLQFRVLFANLVSLFWYIYLASLGK
- the PXMP2 gene encoding peroxisomal membrane protein 2 isoform X2, translating into MAPAASRLRAGAGLRALLRRALVQYLRLLRLYPVLTKATTSGILSALGNFLAQMIEKKREKENCSQKLDVSGPLRYAIYGFFFTGPLNHFFYLFMEHWIPPEVPLAGVKRLLLDRLLFAPAFLLLFFLIMNFLEVGLCHSSLSGTAALNLASVGGIERVCELFSTLKLKFFTSLCININVNHSCTGSKCWSTVRSHKYLDITHHLSSTGYLLFCDSSYLPSRLITE
- the PXMP2 gene encoding peroxisomal membrane protein 2 isoform X1, whose product is MAPAASRLRAGAGLRALLRRALVQYLRLLRLYPVLTKATTSGILSALGNFLAQMIEKKREKENCSQKLDVSGPLRYAIYGFFFTGPLNHFFYLFMEHWIPPEVPLAGVKRLLLDRLLFAPAFLLLFFLIMNFLEGRETAAFAVQIRRSFWPALCMNWRVWTPVQFININYVPLQRGERPGRNSLEQQLHWKDGKRKGGAGSLFPSLSHTPYASRSSRKPEGSDTQPQILQD